One Phaseolus vulgaris cultivar G19833 chromosome 2, P. vulgaris v2.0, whole genome shotgun sequence DNA window includes the following coding sequences:
- the LOC137809708 gene encoding protein FEZ-like, which yields MEERNDNGEKLDEVMLPGFRFHPTDEELVGFYLKRKIQQSPLSIELIKQLDIYKYDPWDLPKLATTGEKEWYFYCPRDRKYRNSARPNRVTGAGFWKATGTDRPIYSSEGSKCIGLKKSLVFYKGRAAKGIKTDWMMHEFRLPSLTNPSSSPKKFMDKTIPANESWAICRIFKKTNATAQRALSHSWVSPLPETTTSDHMLGTDRYGNQFSTANMLFPKKTSLASQFCTFNHNDTQHSTTTTSTPCPIDILSSYNKPIINPLMLYKPLDLLPISNGDLSTGLIFSCPLETSTNSAKSSMDVSSLLMSTSTSVLGEFNSKTSEGLSTNFGGLQEHGYQIPLLREMQGSFGNHDDNVFIKIPNVDVAHVGEQQSETVRSTGFPISIGDAWKPNVLWDSSSLSL from the exons atggaagagagaaatgaTAATGGTGAGAAACTGGATGAGGTTATGCTACCGGGTTTCAGGTTTCATCCAACAGACGAGGAGCTTGTTGGATTTTACCTTAAGAGAAAGATTCAGCAGAGTCCTCTTTCTATTGAGCTCATCAAGCAGCTTGATATCTATAAGTATGATCCTTGGGATCTTCCAA AGTTGGCCACCACTGGGGAGAAAGAGTGGTATTTCTACTGTCCAAGAGACAGAAAGTACAGGAACAGTGCAAGGCCTAATAGGGTAACTGGAGCTGGGTTCTGGAAGGCTACAGGGACGGATCGCCCTATATATTCCTCGGAGGGTTCCAAGTGTATTGGTCTGAAGAAGTCCCTTGTGTTCTACAAAGGTAGAGCTGCCAAAGGGATTAAAACTGATTGGATGATGCATGAGTTTAGACTACCTTCTCTCACTAACCCATCCTCATCCCCTAAGAAGTTCATGGACAAGACCATTCCTGCTAAC GAATCCTGGGCAATCTGCAGAATCTTCAAGAAAACCAATGCTACAGCACAAAGAGCTCTCTCTCACTCTTGGGTCTCACCCTTGCCTGAAACCACCACTTCAGATCATATGTTAGGCACTGATAGATATGGCAACCAATTTTCTACAGCAAACATGCTATTTCCAAAGAAAACTAGCTTAGCCAGCCAGTTTTGTACTTTTAATCACAATGACACACAACACTCAACCACTACTACTAGCACCCCTTGTCCTATAGATATTCTATCTTCTTATAACAAACCAATTATTAATCCATTAATGCTTTACAAGCCCTTAGATCTGTTACCCATTTCAAATGGAGACCTTAGCACTGGTTTAATATTCTCATGTCCTCTTGAAACTTCAACAAACAGTGCTAAATCTTCGATGGATGTCTCTTCATTGCTAATGAGTACCTCAACTTCAGTGCTTGGGGAATTTAATAGTAAGACCTCTGAGGGATTGAGCACAAACTTTGGTGGGTTACAGGAGCATGGCTACCAAATACCACTACTACGTGAAATGCAAGGGAGCTTTGGCAACCACGATGACAACGTATTTATAAAGATTCCTAATGTGGATGTGGCTCATGTTGGTGAGCAACAATCGGAGACAGTGCGATCCACTGGGTTTCCAATCAGTATTGGCGATGCATGGAAGCCAAATGTGCTTTGGGATAGTTCATCTTTGTCCTTGTGA
- the LOC137811539 gene encoding TMV resistance protein N-like, producing the protein MRQLPSSSSSSSSTCEWTHDVFLSFRGDDTRSGFTGNLHKSLCDRGIHTFIDDEGLRKGEEIRPALFKAIEQSRIAIVVFSENYAESTYCLEELAMILECIVKKGRLLWPVFYGVTPSYVRFQKGSYGKALAKLGERFKNDQEKLQKWKLALQEAADLSGCHFKLKQGYEHELIGTIVEEVSKRINRSPLHVANYPIGLKSRVQDVNSLLDVGSNGGVSMVGIYGIGGIGKTAIACAVYNVIADQFEGQCFLGDIRQKSMKYDLVQLQEIILSEMVGEKSIKLGSINRGMSVLKSKLQRKKVLLILDDVDKLEQLKALAGDLSWFGDGSKIIVTTRNRHFLRVHGVERTYEAKGLDDKEALELFSWHAFKSNEVGPGYLDISKRAVFYSNGLPLALEIIGSNLNGITMSEWEAALDTIERIPDEDIQEKLKVSYDGLKGNEKDVFLDIACFLRGYHLKDVISLLLQSRGFSPEYVIRMLVDKSLIKIDQYGFVLMHNLVEDMGREIVRQESPSEPGKRSRLWFYEDIVDVLENDKGTDTIEVIMLHLPKNREVLWNGIELKKMTNLKMLSIENADFSRGPEFLPSSLRVLKWRGYPTQSLPPEYDPRRLVMLDLSLSRSILCKQLNLMKFESLSEMVLRGCRFIKQVPDMSGAKNLRKLCLDNCKNLVEVHNSIGLLDKLKWFTAIGCTSLRTFPHSFKLTSLEYLSLRKCSSLQRLPYILEEMKHMKNLDLCGTNIEELPYSFRKLTGLKYLVLDKCKRLNQIPISILMLPKLERLTAVKCGRYVNLILGKSEGQGRFVSSESLRDFRLNYNDLTPTTSFPNVEFLVLTGCAFKVLPECISQCRFLKNLVLDNCKELQEIRGVPPKIKYLSAINCTLLSRESRNMLNQRLHEGGGTDFSLPGTRLPEWFDHCTRGPSLSFWFRNKFPRMALAVVGVLDKQGSFPMSRFHLLINGIQKLHCHFTVQSKLIAYHIFLSDVQLKSYNGGLESVYGEDGWNHLEVSYVGPRAFPHSCRTKKGTIKWMGVHVYKNKTNMQDIRFINPWCPKRAFSELSKPDLEESFQSLPKRIRVSQRKEICEAPRTKQHQAKRGYHGVSQRLWLAICSIVAPPDVKVLMWNICRDDLPTFEYLFRRKLVISPLCPICGTEPETVEHVFLFCPWTRPLWFGSDFQWRVDVKEVQSFQLWLWHKLMEIQRVYPENANQISAQVGSICWSIWKGRNEFVLEGKPVDPLILR; encoded by the exons ATGAGACAGCTACcgtcttcatcatcatcttcttcttccacttGTGAATGGACCCATGATGTGTTCCTCAGTTTCAGAGGCGATGACACTCGAAGTGGCTTCACTGGCAACCTACACAAGTCTCTTTGTGACAGGGGAATTCACACCTTCATAGATGATGAGGGGCTCAGAAAAGGGGAAGAGATTAGACCTGCTCTTTTCAAGGCTATTGAGCAGTCTAGAATTGCCATTGTTGTTTTCTCTGAAAATTATGCTGAGTCAACTTATTGTCTTGAAGAACTTGCCATGATCCTTGAGTGCATAGTGAAAAAGGGTCGACTTCTTTGGCCAGTGTTTTACGGGGTTACCCCATCTTATGTGCGGTTTCAGAAGGGTTCTTATGGGAAAGCATTGGCCAAGCTTGGAGAAAGATTCAAGAATGACCAGGAGAAGCTGCAAAAATGGAAGCTAGCTCTACAAGAAGCTGCTGATTTGTCTGGTTGCCATTTCAAACTCAAACAAGG GTATGAACATGAACTTATTGGGACAATTGTTGAAGAGGTTTCCAAAAGAATAAATCGTAGCCCTTTACATGTGGCTAATTATCCAATTGGACTGAAGTCTAGAGTACAAGACGTGAACTCACTTTTGGATGTTGGATCTAATGGAGGAGTAAGCATGGTTGGGATTTACGGAATCGGGGGAATAGGTAAGACTGCAATCGCATGTGCAGTGTACAATGTCATTGCTGATCAATTTGAAGGTCAGTGTTTCCTTGGTGATATTAGACAAAAATCAATGAAGTATGACTTAGTACAACTTCAGGAGATAATACTTTCTGAAATGGTTGGGGAGAAGAGTATCAAGTTGGGGAGTATTAATAGGGGAATGTCAGTATTGAAAAGCAAGCTTCAAAGAAAGAAAGTTCTTTTGATTCTTGATGATGTTGATAAATTGGAGCAGTTAAAGGCACTTGCTGGTGATCTTTCCTGGTTTGGTGATGGCAGCAAAATCATTGTCACAACAAGGAATAGACATTTTTTACGTGTACATGGTGTTGAAAGAACATATGAAGCAAAAGGATTAGATGATAAAGAAGCACTTGAGTTGTTTAGTTGGCATGCTTTTAAAAGCAATGAAGTTGGTCCAGGTTACTTGGATATCTCCAAGCGTGCAGTATTTTATTCCAATGGCCTTCCATTGGCCTTGGAAATAATAGGTTCTAACTTGAATGGTATAACAATGTCTGAATGGGAAGCAGCATTAGATACCATTGAAAGAATCCCAGATGAAGATATTCAGGAAAAACTAAAAGTAAGCTATGATGGTTTGAAGGGAAATGAGAAGGATGTTTTCCTTGACATTGCTTGTTTCTTAAGAGGCTACCATTTGAAAGATGTCATAAGTTTATTGCTCCAAAGTCGTGGTTTCTCACCTGAGTATGTTATTCGCATGTTGGTAGATAAATCTCTTATAAAGATCGATCAATATGGTTTTGTGCTAATGCATAACTTGGTAGAGGACATGGGCAGAGAAATTGTTAGGCAAGAATCACCATCAGAACCTGGAAAACGCAGTAGATTATGGTTTTATGAGGATATTGTTGATGTTTTAGAAAATGACAAG GGAACTGATACAATTGAAGTAATCATGCTACACTTGCCAAAGAACAGGGAAGTTCTATGGAATGGAATTGAGCTCAAGAAGATGACAAACTTAAAAATGCTAAGTATTGAAAATGCTGACTTTTCTAGAGGCCCTGAATTTCTCCCAAGTAGTTTGAGAGTACTAAAGTGGCGGGGATATCCTACACAGTCTTTGCCACCTGAATATGATCCAAGGAGACTTGTTATGTTAGACTTGTCTCTGAGTCGCAGTATATTGTGCAAACAACTCAACCTGATG AAGTTCGAGTCTCTGAGTGAAATGGTTTTAAGAGGATGCAGATTCATAAAACAGGTACCTGACATGTCTGGAGCCAAAAATTTAAGAAAGCTGTGTCTTGATAACTGCAAGAATTTAGTGGAAGTTCATAATTCCATCGGACTTCTTGACAAACTAAAATGGTTCACTGCTATTGGATGCACCAGTCTAAGGACTTTTCCCCATAGCTTCAAGTTAACATCACTTGAATATCTGTCTCTCAGAAAATGCTCAAGCCTCCAGCGTTTGCCATACATATTAGAAGAAATGAAACATATGAAAAATCTTGACCTGTGTGGAACTAATATTGAAGAATTGCCATATTCGTTTAGGAAACTCACTGGGCTTAAATATTTAGTACTAGACAAGTGCAAGAGGCTTAATCAGATCCCAATAAGTATTTTGATGTTACCAAAACTTGAGAGATTGACAGCTGTAAAATGTGGACGATATGTAAATTTGATCCTTGGTAAAAGTGAAGGACAAGGAAGATTTGTTTCATCTGAGTCTTTGAGAGATTTTAGATTAAACTACAATGATTTGACACCCACCACCAGCTTCCCCAATGTAGAATTCTTAGTCCTAACTGGCTGTGCTTTCAAAGTCCTTCCCGAATGCATCAGTCAATGTCGCTTTCTAAAGAATCTAGTTTTGGACAACTGCAAGGAGCTTCAAGAAATCAGAGGGGTTCCTCCAAAGATAAAATATCTGTCGGCAATAAATTGCACATTATTGTCCCGTGAGTCTCGAAACATGTTGAATCAG AGATTACATGAGGGTGGGGGCACAGATTTTTCCCTTCCAGGAACAAGGTTACCAGAATGGTTTGATCATTGTACTAGGGGGCCATCTCTGTCTTTCTGGTTTCGTAACAAATTTCCAAGGATGGCTCTAGCTGTTGTTGGAGTTTTAGACAAGCAAGGCAGTTTTCCCATGTCCAGATTCCACCTGCTCATCAATGGCATTCAAAAGCTGCATTGCCATTTCACTGTGCAATCAAAATTAATCGCATATCATATATTCTTGTCCGATGTGCAGCTCAAGTCCTACAATGGTGGATTGGAAAGTGTGTATGGGGAGGATGGGTGGAACCATCTTGAGGTTTCATACGTGGGACCAAGAGCCTTTCCACATTCATGCAGAACCAAGAAAGGAACCATTAAGTGGATGGGAGTTCATGTTTACAAGAATAAAACAAACATGCAGGATATCCGGTTCATAAATCCTTGGTGTCCAAAAAGAGCTTTTAGTGAACTTTCCAAGCCTGATTTGGAAGAAAGTTTTCAGTCATTGCCCAAAAGAATCCGTGTATCACAACGCAAGGAAATTTGTGAGGCACCACGTACGAAGCAGCATCAAGCTAAGCGTGGTTATCATGGTGTATCACAGAGGCTATGGTTGGCAATTTGTAGCATTGTAGCTCCTCCAGATGTTAAAGTCCTGATGTGGAATATTTGCCGAGATGATTTGCCAACTTTTGAATACCTTTTCAGGAGAAAGCTTGTAATTAGTCCACTCTGCCCCATTTGTGGAACGGAGCCTGAAACAGTTGAACATGTGTTCCTGTTTTGTCCATGGACACGACCCCTTTGGTTCGGAAGTGATTTCCAGTGGCGCGTTGATGTTAAAGAAGTTCAAAGCTTTCAACTTTGGCTTTGGCATAAACTGATGGAGATTCAAAGGGTATATCCAGAAAATGCCAACCAAATATCTGCTCAGGTAGGAAGTATTTGTTGGTCTATCTGGAAAGGAAGGAATGAATTTGTTCTTGAAGGCAAACCTGTCGATCCTTTGATTTTAAGGTAG